From Candidatus Cloacimonadota bacterium, one genomic window encodes:
- a CDS encoding sodium-dependent transporter has protein sequence MAGRENWSSRRAFILAAIGSAIGLGNIWRFPFKCYENGGGAFLIAYIIAMITAGIPLLIMELSLGHHFKLAAPLSFRKIGKKFEWVGWWAVFVGFVIVSYYAVVMAWGLNYSVFSFTQAWGENTKDFFFSNFLGLTDNPFHLGGFRLPILISLLVGWILIVGAVWKGAKTVSKVVYVTVFLPWLLLIVFVIRGVTLPGSLVGITYYLQPHFKELLNPSVWITAYGQIFYSLSVGFGIMIAYASFLQKDAEIINSSIIITLSNCATSFLGGFAVFGSLGYYAHISGQAVEKVLSGGPGLAFITYPTIINNLPFARIFGIIFFLMLLTLAIDSAFSLLEAVSSSVRDKFGWGIKRSNITVALAGLIVGLIFTTGAGLFWLDIVDKWIEFFGLCAVVLVECIVLGWFFKLDRLREYANSYSEIKIGKLWNYLIKLILPLIIFALIISETIKLISKGYENYPNAALLIAGWGVVLCLPVLAMIFSSVGKKGEIVSEKVAIPKSPFINDIGFKRFNRYLYSILILGFILAVFIILSFYFVSLKPLIIFFVAAYIFLTLIGGAIYFTIISIKDDEKRDEWAKEAFPEK, from the coding sequence ATGGCAGGAAGAGAAAATTGGTCGAGCAGAAGAGCATTTATTCTTGCTGCGATCGGTTCTGCGATCGGTTTGGGAAATATCTGGCGTTTCCCGTTCAAATGTTATGAGAATGGCGGAGGAGCATTTTTAATTGCCTATATTATTGCTATGATCACAGCTGGAATTCCATTATTGATCATGGAACTCAGTTTGGGACATCATTTTAAACTCGCTGCTCCCCTTTCATTTCGGAAAATAGGAAAGAAATTTGAATGGGTCGGCTGGTGGGCAGTTTTTGTGGGATTTGTCATTGTTTCCTATTATGCTGTAGTAATGGCTTGGGGATTGAATTATTCGGTATTTTCCTTTACCCAGGCATGGGGAGAAAACACCAAAGATTTTTTCTTCAGCAACTTTCTGGGATTAACAGACAATCCTTTTCATCTTGGAGGTTTTCGATTACCGATTTTAATTTCCCTGCTCGTAGGTTGGATACTGATTGTCGGAGCAGTTTGGAAAGGAGCAAAAACAGTATCTAAAGTTGTTTATGTAACTGTTTTTCTGCCCTGGTTGCTGCTGATCGTTTTTGTGATCAGAGGAGTAACACTTCCCGGTTCTCTGGTCGGGATCACATATTATTTACAACCGCATTTTAAAGAATTGTTAAATCCAAGTGTCTGGATCACAGCATACGGACAGATTTTTTATTCGCTCTCCGTAGGTTTTGGAATTATGATCGCTTACGCCAGTTTCCTGCAGAAAGATGCGGAAATCATCAACAGCTCCATCATCATCACTTTAAGCAATTGTGCAACTTCGTTTCTGGGTGGTTTTGCTGTTTTCGGTTCTCTCGGTTATTATGCCCACATCAGCGGACAAGCCGTAGAAAAAGTTCTCAGTGGAGGACCCGGACTTGCTTTCATTACTTATCCGACCATAATTAATAACCTGCCGTTTGCCCGTATTTTCGGAATTATCTTTTTCCTTATGCTGTTAACTCTGGCAATCGATTCCGCTTTTTCATTGCTGGAAGCTGTTTCTTCTTCTGTGCGGGATAAATTTGGCTGGGGCATAAAACGATCTAATATTACGGTCGCTCTTGCCGGATTAATTGTTGGTTTAATATTCACGACCGGAGCCGGACTTTTCTGGCTGGACATTGTTGACAAATGGATCGAATTTTTCGGATTATGTGCTGTTGTGTTGGTCGAATGCATTGTTCTGGGCTGGTTTTTCAAATTGGATAGACTCAGGGAATATGCCAATTCCTATTCGGAGATCAAGATTGGAAAATTATGGAATTACCTGATCAAATTAATCCTTCCGCTTATCATCTTTGCTTTGATCATATCTGAAACCATAAAACTAATTTCAAAAGGGTATGAAAATTATCCCAATGCTGCCCTTCTCATTGCAGGTTGGGGAGTTGTTTTATGTCTTCCCGTGTTGGCGATGATCTTTTCAAGCGTCGGTAAAAAAGGAGAAATCGTATCTGAAAAAGTTGCAATTCCAAAAAGTCCTTTTATCAATGATATCGGGTTTAAACGCTTTAACAGATATTTGTATTCTATTCTCATTTTAGGATTTATTCTGGCTGTTTTTATCATTCTGAGCTTCTATTTTGTTTCTTTGAAACCGTTGATCATCTTTTTTGTTGCAGCTTATATTTTCCTGACTTTGATTGGAGGAGCAATTTATTTCACGATCATTTCGATCAAAGATGATGAAAAAAGAGACGAATGGGCAAAGGAAGCTTTTCCGGAAAAATAG
- a CDS encoding tyrosine recombinase XerD yields the protein MNNKELSPHNQSYLHNFTFHLKVEKGLSPNTVESYLNDIRNLLIVSSKKVEEINSNDIVNYFVSMQEIGISNTSIARKRSSLKAFFKFLAEEEVSISLNIEEIPAIRISRKLPDVLSVREMLHLLDNIETSDALGLRNKAMLELMYASGLRISEVLELSLHDIFWNEKVVRVMGKGRKQRIVPVAENSLFFIQNYYKKGRPELKKDNETDIFFLNRFGRKLSRMGVWKIIEKISLQAGIKKHISPHTFRHSCATHLLEAGANLRIVQELLGHVSINTTQIYTNIDRNFIIKEHRLYHPRG from the coding sequence ATGAACAATAAAGAACTCTCCCCACACAACCAGTCGTATCTGCATAATTTTACTTTTCATCTGAAAGTCGAAAAAGGTTTATCACCCAACACTGTTGAAAGTTATTTAAATGATATAAGGAATTTGCTAATTGTTTCCAGCAAAAAGGTCGAAGAGATAAATTCAAATGATATTGTAAATTATTTCGTCTCTATGCAGGAAATTGGTATTTCCAATACAAGTATTGCCCGGAAAAGAAGCTCATTGAAAGCATTTTTCAAATTTTTAGCAGAGGAAGAAGTCTCTATTTCTTTGAATATCGAGGAGATTCCTGCGATCAGGATTTCCCGAAAATTACCGGATGTTCTTTCTGTTCGCGAAATGCTGCATTTATTAGATAATATCGAAACCAGCGATGCTCTTGGACTTCGTAATAAAGCCATGCTGGAACTGATGTATGCCAGCGGATTGCGGATTTCTGAAGTACTGGAACTTTCCCTGCATGATATCTTCTGGAATGAGAAAGTTGTGCGTGTGATGGGAAAAGGCAGAAAACAGCGGATTGTTCCGGTTGCTGAAAATTCCCTGTTTTTCATTCAAAATTATTATAAAAAGGGTAGACCGGAACTGAAAAAAGATAACGAAACCGATATATTTTTTCTCAATAGATTCGGCAGGAAGTTGAGCCGAATGGGTGTCTGGAAAATTATTGAAAAAATATCTCTACAAGCAGGAATTAAAAAACATATTTCTCCCCATACTTTTCGTCATTCCTGTGCAACACATCTGCTCGAAGCCGGTGCAAATCTGCGCATCGTGCAGGAACTTCTCGGTCATGTCAGTATCAACACAACCCAGATATATACGAATATCGATCGGAATTTTATCATTAAAGAACATCGTCTTTATCATCCGCGAGGATGA